In Maniola hyperantus chromosome 13, iAphHyp1.2, whole genome shotgun sequence, one genomic interval encodes:
- the inc gene encoding BTB/POZ domain-containing protein KCTD5, with translation MADYVGDEHFCKENIQTFNNERRSSKQWVKLNVGGTYFLTTKTTLSRDPNSFLYRLVQEDSDLISDRDETGAYLIDRDPTYFSPVLNYLRHGKLVINNDIAEEGVLEEAEFYNITELIRLVKERICLRERRPLKDSKKHVYRVLQFHEEELTQMVSTMSDGWKFEQLINIGSQYNYGNEEHAEFLCVVSRECGSSLNSNDIEPTDRAKVLQQKGSRM, from the exons ATGGCGGATTACGTAGGTGATGAACATTTTTGTAAAGAAAATATACAAACTTTTAATAATGAAAGACGGAGTAGTAAGCAATGGGTGAAACTAAATGTCGGTGGAACATATTTTCTTACTACTAAAACTACTTTATCTAGGGACCCAAATTCGTTTCTTTATCGATTAGTACAAGAGGATAGTGACTTAATTTCGGATAGG GATGAGACAGGTGCCTATTTAATAGATAGAGATCCTACATATTTTTCGCCAGTGCTCAACTATCTTCGTCACGGAAAGCTCGTTATAAACAACGATATTGCCGAGGAAGGCGTGCTAGAAGAAGCTGAGTTTTACAATATAACAGAGCTTATAAGACTGGTGAAAGAAAGAATTTGTTTGAGGGAGAGAAGGCCTCTCAAAGACTCAAAAAAGCACGTGTACAGAGTTTTACAGTTTCACGAGGAAGAACTTACGCAAATGGTATCGACGATGTCTGACGGATGGAAGTTTGAACAATTGATCAACATTGGATCTCAGTACAACTATGGCAACGAGGAACATGCGGAATTCCTTTGCGTGGTCAGCCGTGAATGTGGGAGTTCGCTCAACAGCAATGACATAGAGCCCACTGACCGTGCCAAGGTATTGCAGCAAAAAGGTTCAAGAATGTGA
- the Pkn gene encoding serine/threonine-protein kinase N: protein MADPGYYHSDYIRHPVLYELGVKYGIKTECIPEIALPSKLEELKDVIRREIRKELKIKEGAEKLREVATDRRSLSDVANIVKQANLKLNVLKSDLQELESQLLLSRGQSNPTSPEDLSYDEEIILASEAAQQQRQLGEGTTDRKLASLEKQLNIELKVKQGAENMIQSISSSNQSRDKKLLAEAHQMLADSKDKIEYLKLRISKLSKQQKGDSAGANGDGRSTDISGVEPLLDERIAELRNRLRIEAAVVEGSKNAIRLLQSDKKITDKKALQEAQTSLLESTQKLDLLRRSLDMRRQELPAESAAYVELGHELRSTGSSPGYVSLSGASGPRSQFMSPAPMISPCVQVTGTLEVRLMGCQDLLDDVPGRSRRDPLASPSDLKSFVKGVTIRNSIKYTYSIKEDTSNEIMAVMKLDNHTVAQTSWRPCSQQAWDQRFTIKLDKSRELEIGIHWKDWRGLCAVKFLRLEEFIDDIRHGMALELEPQGLLFAEIKFLNPIISRKPKLQRQRKIFKQQGKNIPRHDMRIPAVVIGRLLKGSSPSIQNITHITSHQHAFEPSIDNKEIENPHATLVGMAAVRPLGLPTTPTTPQTPVTPPPKPTLPLHPPPNVSTLRMEKELQEAFAFLEDSYTRDTYSSKEPQTSSCNTPLVEYPPSPSPKLVLEFPSNEDQIIEVTSNMRISSSRSSSVIETLGKEIDSRRQSGDMSMNSFRLLSVLGRGHFGKVILAQYKPTNEYFAIKALKKGDIIARDEVDSLLSEKRIFEVANAIRHPFLVNLFACFQTDQHVCFVMEYAAGGDLMMHIHADVFTEPRAVFYAACVVLGLQYLHENNIIYRDLKLDNLLLDTEGYVKIADFGLCKEGMAWGDRTGTFCGTPEFLAPEVLTETSYTRAVDWWGLGVLIFEMLVGESPFPGEDEGEVFDSIVNDEVRYPRTLSLESIALMRRLLRKNPERRLGSSERDAEDVKKQAFFRNVDWEQLLLRKVKPPFVPTINNLEDVSNFDSEFTSEAAVLTPPKEPRPLSNADHKLFTDFTYMADWC, encoded by the exons ATGGCAGACCCAGGTTATTACCACAGTGATTATATTCGACACCCTGTCCTCTACGAGTTGGGCGTCAAGTATGGAATTAAGACTGAGTGTATTCCAGAAATAGCTTTGCCGTCTAAGTTGGAAGAACTCAAGGATGTCATACGTAGGGAAATACGTAAAGAACTCAAAATAAAGGAAGGTGCGGAAAAGTTACGCGAAGTCGCCACCGATCGAAGATCTCTGTCAGACGTCGCGAATATTGTGAAACAAGCTAATCTAAAGCTTAATGTGCTCAAATCTGACTTGCAGGAGTTGGAATCGCAACTCCTATTGTCACGCGGTCAGTCGAATCCGACCTCACCGGAAGACTTGTCGTACGATGAAGAGATTATCCTGGCCTCGGAAGCGGCGCAGCAGCAGCGTCAACTGGGCGAAGGCACGACTGACCGGAAGTTGGCGTCATTGGAGAAACAGCTGAATATAGAATTAAAAGTGAAACAAGGAGCCGAAAACATGATTCAGAGCATTAGTAGTAGCAACCAATCTCGGGACAAAAAGCTCCTGGCAGAAGCACATCAGATGCTAGCAGACTCCAAGGACAAAATTGAGTATCTTAAGTTACGGATTTCCAAGTTGAGCAAGCAACAAAAAGGTGACAGTGCAGGTGCAAACGGAGACGGGAGAAGTACAGACATAAGCGGTGTGGAGCCTCTGCTGGACGAGAGGATTGCAGAGCTGAGAAACCGTTTACGTATAGAGGCAGCTGTGGTGGAGGGTTCTAAAAATGCCATTAGACTTTTACAGAGTGATAAAAAGATAACTGATAAGAAAGCTCTTCAAGAAGCTCAAACGAGTTTGCTTGAGTCAACTCAAAAATTAGACTTGCTTCGAAGATCCTTAGATATGCGCCGCCAAGAGCTTCCTGCTGAGAGTGCTGCATATGTAGAGTTGGGGCATGAGTTACGTAGCACGGGTTCCAGCCCTGGCTATGTCAGCTTGTCTGGAGCGAGTGGACCACGAAGTCAGTTCATGTCCCCAGCTCCTATGATCAGCCCATGTGTCCAAGTGACAGGAACACTGGAGGTTAGATTGATGGGTTGTCAAGATCTGTTAGATGATGTACCTGGGCGTAGCCGCCGAGACCCACTAGCAAGTCCTTCAGATTTAAAATCCTTTGTCAAAGGTGTTACAATTCGCAactcaataaaatatacctacagcaTTAAAGAGGACACTAGCAATGAAATCATGGCAGTTATGAAGTTAGACAACCACACTGTGGCTCAAACCAGTTGGAGACCTTGCTCTCAGCAGGCCTGGGATCAAAG GTTCACTATCAAGTTGGACAAGTCTAGAGAACTTGAAATTGGCATTCATTGGAAGGATTGGCGCGGGTTATGTGCTGTTAAGTTTTTACGTTTGGAAGAATTTATTGACGACATCAGACACGGCATGGCACTGGAACTCGAGCCACAGGGGCTTTTATTTgctgaaattaaatttttaaatccgATTATATCGAGGAAACCTAAACTACAAAGACAGCGAAAAATCTTCAAACAGCAAGGCAAGAATATACCGAGACATGACATGCGTATTCCTGCTGTGGTGATCGGCAGACTCTTGAAGGGGTCATCACCCTCTATACAGAACATAACTCATATTACGTCACACCAACATGCTTTTGAACCTAGTATTGATAACAAAGAAATTGAAAATCCTCATGCTACTCTTGTTGGAATGGCTGCAGTGCGACCACTGGGTCTGCCGACTACTCCCACTACCCCACAGACGCCTGTCACTCCACCACCAAAACCAACATTGCCTTTACACCCACCTCCAAATGTGTCCACCCTCAGAATGGAAAAAGAGCTACAAGAAGCATTTGCTTTCTTGGAAGATTCTTACACCAGAGATACATACAGCTCAAAAGAACCACAGACTTCATCATGCAATACTCCACTTGTTGAATATCCTCCATCTCCATCACCAAAATTAGTTCTCGAATTTCCAAGCAATGAAGATCAAATAATAGAAGTCACAAGTAATATGCGTATTTCGTCGTCACGTTCCTCTTCAGTCATAGAAACATTGGGCAAAGAGATAGATTCCAGAAGGCAATCAGGTGACATGTCCATGAACAGCTTCAGATTATTAAGTGTTTTAGGAAGAGGCCATTTTGGAAAAGTAATATTAGCCCAGTATAAACCTACTAATGAATATTTTGCAATTAAAGCTTTAAAGAAAGGTGATATAATTGCCAGAGATGAAGTGGATTCCTTACTGTCTGAAAAGCGTATTTTTGAGGTAGCTAATGCAATAAGGCATCCATTTTTAGTGAATCTCTTTGCATGTTTTCAAACTGACCAACATGTATGTTTTGTAATGGAGTATGCAGCTGGAGGTGATCTGATGATGCATATTCATGCAGATGTGTTCACAGAACCCAGGGCAGTTTTTTATGCAGCTtgtgtagttttaggtttacagtatttacatgaaaataatataatttatagagatttaaaactagataatcTGCTTCTCGATACGGAGGGATATGTGAAAATTGCTGATTTTGGTCTCTGCAAAGAAGGCATGGCTTGGGGAGACCGTACTGGCACTTTTTGTGGCACTCCAGAGTTCCTTGCTCCAGAAGTGTTGACAGAGACTTCATATACTAGAGCTGTTGACTGGTGGGGCCTAGgagttttgatttttgaaatgtTGGTGGGAGAGTCCCCATTCCCAGGTGAAGATGAAGGTGAAGTGTTTGACTCCATTGTGAATGATGAAGTACGCTATCCTAGAACTTTATCTTTGGAATCTATCGCCCTGATGCGTCGTTTACTTAGAAAGAATCCTGAACGACGCTTGGGCTCCTCAGAGAGAGATGCAGAAGATGTGAAAAAACAAGCATTCTTCCGCAATGTTGACTGGGAACAACTACTACTTCGTAAAGTTAAGCCACCATTTGTGCCAACAATAAATAACCTCGAAGATGTTAGCAACTTTGACAGTGAATTCACTTCAGAAGCAGCAGTATTGACTCCACCTAAAGAGCCTCGTCCTCTCAGCAATGCTGACCATAAACTCTTTACAGACTTCACATACATGGCTGATTGGTGCTAG
- the LOC117987380 gene encoding glucose-induced degradation protein 4 homolog, which produces MPVKVDITPPPPANSKQPGVTKSLLYNGSKFQGHQKSKGNSYEVEVVLQHVDEENSYLCGYLKIKGLTEEFPTLTTFFDGEIISAKYPFLTRKWDADEDVDRKHWSKFDLFVPYLKTFNSDSFDYDSLAKADYVFMRWKEHFLVPDHTIKDINGASFAGFYYICFHKSAATIEGFYYHRSSEWFQSLTLSHVPEHSIQIYEFR; this is translated from the exons ATGCCAGTTAAGGTTGATATTACTCCTCCACCTCCAGCAAATTCAAAACAACCTGGTGTAACAAAGTCTCTTCTTTACAACGGCTCCAAATTTCAAGGGCATCAGAAGTCTAAAGGAAATTCCTACGAAGTCGAAGTTGTGTTGCAG CATGTCGATGAAGAAAATTCGTACCTTTgtggatatttaaaaataaaaggtttAACAGAGGAATTTCCAACTTTAACGACGTTTTTCGATGGAGAAATTATATCGGCCAAATATCCATTTCTAACGCGAAAATGGGATGCTGATGAAGATGTGGACAGGAAACACTGG AGTAAGTTTGACCTGTTTGTACCATATTTGAAGACATTCAACTCTGACTCATTTGATTATGATTCTCTCGCAAAGGCTGATTATGTATTTATGAGGTGGAAAGAACACTTTTTAGTGCCAGATCATACAATAAAGGATATTAATGGTGCTTCATTTGCCGGGTTCTATTATATATGTTTCCACAAATCGGCTGCTACTATAGAAGGCTTTTATTACCACAGAAGCTCTGAATG gtTCCAATCACTGACATTAAGCCATGTCCCTGAACACAGCATCCAAATTTATGAATTCAGATGA
- the LOC117987378 gene encoding uncharacterized protein codes for MWCPWIALLVSCALAVAEEAEGPVATGPVTTGPQASGPLATGPLVTGPVATTRAPPRTLDRQLGELAWPSWIKSSENNNQNTPPRRITTKSLFITPLVCPKGHRLDGSACVQVLTVNKDDHESILLQELNALFTSAPNNGDVVYDYGDEDPGPLQLSIPIGIDPLQESSPQAQEYAKLDKKGDNTDASVEAELELLKLQQAQYAKLNITQNGNNILSHNLLHNLLSYSDKPKRDSPMINSTEVESSNNTDEGQKELVFGQVNVDPVLYDTENQNNQAVEGEYETEKTNEQLPQEQNDAPTVNNTNTATLLNDTSDSTAPISKKVTEAEKLNPENDYSDIGEAIKLISRYAEVSTDDNFTKDDKTVPSEDSILGTRTKLQHRRNKPKLSNRLQKPETPTLDIVTDSDDVSNGKIQQQNVVYYRYPWPSENSGSQPSNYPFRHLQDYWPGRSQVGGVYSTMHGNPRRHHHSYPHYFRPRGYQYVGYTDTHPGFQEAYSGLRRYPHKIVGRDSSPIRSHANNQDLYSLLGLRHWFSSERATKR; via the exons ATGTGGTGCCCGTGGATCGCTTTGCTGGTGTCCTGTGCACTGGCGGTGGCCGAGGAGGCGGAGGGGCCGGTGGCGACGGGGCCGGTGACGACGGGGCCACAGGCTTCGGGGCCGCTGGCGACGGGACCGCTGGTGACGGGGCCGGTGGCGACCACCCGCGCACCGCCGCGCACGCTCGACCGGCAGCTGGGCGAGCTGGCCTGGCCCTCCTGGATAAAGAGTTCCGAGAACAACAACCAGAACACGCCGCCTAGACGCATAACCACTAAGTCACTTTTTATCACGCCACTAGTCTGCCCCAAAGGTCATCGACTCGATGGATCTGCTTGCGTCCAG GTCCTTACAGTAAACAAGGATGACCACGAGAGCATATTGCTGCAAGAGCTGAACGCTTTGTTTACATCCGCTCCGAACAATGGCGATGTGGTTTATGACTACGGAGATGAAGACCCAGGGCCGCTGCAACTGTCCATACCCATAGGAATAGACCCACTCCAAGAATCGTCTCCTCAG GCACAAGAATACGCAAAGCTTGACAAGAAAGGTGATAATACTGACGCTAGTGTAGAGGCTGAGCTGGAGTTATTAAAGTTGCAACAAGCACAATACGCAAAACTTAACATCACGCAAAACGGAAACAATATTCTGTCTCACAATCTATTGCACAACTTACTGAGCTATTCAGATAAACCAAAACGGGACAGCCCGATGATTAACTCTACCGAAGTCGAATCATCAAATAACACTGACGAAGGACAAAAGGAACTAGTTTTTGGACAAGTGAATGTTGACCCTGTTTTGTATGACACAGAAAATCAAAATAATCAAGCCGTAGAGGGCGAATATGAAACTGAAAAAACAAATGAACAACTTCCTCAAGAGCAAAACGATGCTCCCACAGTAAATAATACTAATACAGCTACTTTATTAAATGACACATCTGATTCAACAGCGCCGATCTCAAAAAAAGTTACAGAAGCAGAAAAACTTAACCCAGAAAATGATTATTCTGATATTGGAGAGGCTATTAAGCTGATAAGCAGGTATGCTGAAGTATCCACAGATGACAACTTTACCAAAGACGACAAAACTGTTCCATCGGAAGATAGTATATTAGGTACACGCACAAAACTCCAACACCGCCGCAATAAACCAAAACTCTCCAATAGATTGCAGAAACCTGAAACTCCAACTTTGGATATCGTTACAGATAGTGATGATGTTTCCAATGGGAAGATCCAACAGCAAAATGTTGTTTACTACAGATATCCCTGGCCGAGTGAAAATTCTGGGTCACAGCCATCGAACTATCCGTTCCGTCATTTGCAAGATTATTGGCCTGGACGAAGTCAGGTTGGAGGAGTTTACAGTACAATGCACGGAAACCCGCGGCGACATCATCATTCGTACCCTCACTACTTTCGTCCTCGTGGCTATCAATATGTGGGTTATACTGACACACATCCCGGTTTTCAAGAGGCTTATTCCGGACTTCGGCGATATCCACATAAAATTGTCGGGCGTGATTCTAGTCCCATAAGATCACACGCTAACAATCAAGATTTGTACAGCCTGCTCGGTTTAAGGCACTGGTTCAGCAGTGAGAGAGCGACGAAAAGATAG